The genome window GGTACGCAGCTCGTACCACGCGGATGAACAGGCGCACAGCGCCGGCGTGGAATCGGCGCTGAATTTCTAAGCCCCTTGCGCCGTATCAAAGCCACCTGCTAACGCCGGTGGCTTTTTTTTGCCTGTTCGTATCGTGTCCACTTCATGCGGCTGAGCGTTCTATACTGGCATGCTGAAAAAGCATGGTTGGTGAATAAGCTATGAGGTGAGGCATGGACGTACGCATCGACGCATCGTGGAAGGCGCGGCTGGAGGGGGAATTCGCCCAGCCGTACTGGGAACGCCTGGCGGCCTTCGTGAAGGAAGAGTATGCGGCGGGGCCGTGTTTTCCGCCTGGCAAGGCCATTTTTCGGGCATTCGACCTGACGCCGTTCGGGCAAGTCAAAGTCGTGATCTTGGGGCAAGACCCGTATCACACGCCGGGCGCCGCCATGGGGCTGTGCTTTTCCGTGCCGGATGGCCATCCCGCGCAGCCGAGCCTGCAGAATATCTTCAAGGAGTTATCCGCTGACGTGGACGTGGCGCGCACGCGCACGGATTTGTCCGACTGGGCCGAGCAAGGCGTGTTCCTGCTCAACAGCGTGCTGACCGTGCGCGCCGGGGCAGCCGGCTCGCATGCGGCCAAGGGCTGGGAAAAGCTGACGGACAGCGCCATTCGCCACCTGTCCGCCGAGCGCGAACACCTCGTGTTCCTCCTGTGGGGCGGCTATGCGCAAGCCAAGCGCAGCCTGATCGACCCCGGCAAGCACCTTGTGCTGGCGGCACCCCACCCTTCGCCCTTGTCGGCCAGCAAAGGTTTCTTTGGCAGCAAGCCGTTCAGCCAGGCGAATGCCTACCTGCAGGCGCACGGGCAGGCGCCCATCGTCTGGGGCGATAGCTGAAGCATGACGGCAACCGACAGCGGCAGGCGTTGCACCCTGCCGCTGTCTTCGCGCGTAACTTTTAGAAGCTTGTGGACAGACCTGCGTACAGGCTGCGGCGGGCGCCGTACTGCGGTGCCCCCACGCCCACGCCGGAACCGTCGCGCAGCAGGTACGACTTGTCGAACAGGTTGATCAGGGCCAGCCGTCCTTCCACCTTGCCCACGGGCGTGTTTTTCCACGTGTGCGTGAGCGCCGTGTTGACGGTGAAGTAACTGGGCAAATGGCCGGAATTCGGTGCGCCACCGTCCGGCGTCATGCGCAGGCCGCTGCCGTAGAGGAAGTCAGCGCTCACTTGCGAGTCGCCGAAGTGATAATGGCCGCCACCGGACAGCGTGTATTTCTGGTCATGATCGAGATAGACATAGTGCTGGCTGATGTAGTTCAACTCATCGGCGCCAAACAGGGCCTGGCCCGAATTGATGTTGCGCCCTTGCGCCTTTTGCGTGCTGGCGTTGAGGAACAGGCCCCAGTTTTTCTCGCTGTAGATGGCCGACAATTCCAGGCCCTTGGCGTAGCCGTCCGCATAGTTGAACGGCGTCAGGATCAATGCCTGGCCGAACTGGCCTTCATCGAGCAGGTTGTTGATCTTTTTATAGTACACATCGGCCGTCACGGTCAGTTTTGAACTCACTTGGTGGCTGATGCCCACGTCGTAGTAGTGCGTGCGCTCGGCCTTGACGTTGTCGGACTGGCCGATTGCCGGCGCATTCGTCGTGTTGGCGTACAGGTCGATGTTGGCTTGCGCCGCCAGTTCCTGCGGCGGCGGCGTGAAGTAGCGCGAATAGCCCGCGTGCAGGGCCGTGCCCGGCGCGATCTGGTATGCGAGGTTGACGCGCGGGCTCCATTGCTGCTCGCTCGTGTAGGCCGAGACCTTGTCGAAGCGGGCGCCATAGTTCAGGGTCAAGGGTTTACTGATATGCCATTCATCCTGCAGGTAAAAGCTGGCCAGGGTGCCCGTCTTGCCGCTGTTGTCCAGGATGCTGACCGGCGTGGTGGACGTTTGCGCACCGTCCATGGCGGGGAAGACGGCCACCGTGTTGTCGCTGGTCGTCTTCTGGCGCGTGTAGGCCAGGCCCGCGCGCACGGTGTGGTCCTGGTGCAATTTGTAGCTGAGGTCGAACTGGGCACCGGAAGCGCTGTTGGCACGGCGCGAGTCCGAGGCCACGCCGTTGTAGATCAGGTCGCCGATGGCGTCGGGCGTGAAGTGCAGTTCCGAATACTGGTGGAAGGCGGACACCTGGTAATTCACGTCGCCCAGGCTTTTTTGCAGCGACAACACCAGAAAACGGTTCACTTCGCGCTGGTTTTCATTCAGCTGCGACGACGGCAAGGTGGACGTGCCCGCCTGCGCATCGCTGTGGCCGTCCAGCGAGAAGCCCGGC of Janthinobacterium sp. PAMC25594 contains these proteins:
- the ung gene encoding uracil-DNA glycosylase; protein product: MDVRIDASWKARLEGEFAQPYWERLAAFVKEEYAAGPCFPPGKAIFRAFDLTPFGQVKVVILGQDPYHTPGAAMGLCFSVPDGHPAQPSLQNIFKELSADVDVARTRTDLSDWAEQGVFLLNSVLTVRAGAAGSHAAKGWEKLTDSAIRHLSAEREHLVFLLWGGYAQAKRSLIDPGKHLVLAAPHPSPLSASKGFFGSKPFSQANAYLQAHGQAPIVWGDS
- a CDS encoding TonB-dependent receptor; the protein is MQHTPRLSALSLALASLFSFSAHAAEPAEANTDAAPQDMQKVEVTSAHLKSARIELSPKVGTTIYSIDSHMVDMLGQGDNTPFNEVLLRLPGVSQDSKGSGALHVRDDHANVQYRINGVQLPESISGFGQSIDTRLIDHTDFMTGALPAQFGLRTAGIVDIETKEGGMTPGGRIGIMVGSHDHVEPSAEFFGSVGKFNYYLSGSYLGNALGVENPQATRSALHDKTRQNKSFGSLSYFLDDNTRLGAMFGTYNGRFQIPNNPNQAPGFSLDGHSDAQAGTSTLPSSQLNENQREVNRFLVLSLQKSLGDVNYQVSAFHQYSELHFTPDAIGDLIYNGVASDSRRANSASGAQFDLSYKLHQDHTVRAGLAYTRQKTTSDNTVAVFPAMDGAQTSTTPVSILDNSGKTGTLASFYLQDEWHISKPLTLNYGARFDKVSAYTSEQQWSPRVNLAYQIAPGTALHAGYSRYFTPPPQELAAQANIDLYANTTNAPAIGQSDNVKAERTHYYDVGISHQVSSKLTVTADVYYKKINNLLDEGQFGQALILTPFNYADGYAKGLELSAIYSEKNWGLFLNASTQKAQGRNINSGQALFGADELNYISQHYVYLDHDQKYTLSGGGHYHFGDSQVSADFLYGSGLRMTPDGGAPNSGHLPSYFTVNTALTHTWKNTPVGKVEGRLALINLFDKSYLLRDGSGVGVGAPQYGARRSLYAGLSTSF